A genomic region of Strigops habroptila isolate Jane chromosome 20, bStrHab1.2.pri, whole genome shotgun sequence contains the following coding sequences:
- the MIDN gene encoding midnolin: MDPQPGARSCSRGAPACEVVPNEPPMNLYINTTTGTRYELSVPAEETVEGLKRRLSQRLKVPKERLALLHKESRLSSGKLQDLGVVEGSKLTLVPTVEAGLMSQASRPEQSVMQALESLTETQVNDFLSGRSPLTLALRVGDHMMFVQLQLAAQQSSGQLQHRHVIASRGEPGATASPHCRTLHGGTGSGFTRIPVVPASCQQSPAPSPAPAAPAPSMYCNTPHPAPITAGMFRSHGASTQTVNSSVVSSCSEVDCGTRSSSSPGSSPAPAARSRKPGAVIESFVNHAPGVFSGTFSGTLHPNCQDSSGRPRRDIGTILQILNDLLSATRHYQGMPQSLTQLRCQTQFSSSSSSPPASPDLATKTTSEPLPAAAASPPLHPVVQCQSQIRMCKPSGDRLRQTENRATRCKVERLQLLMQQKRLRRKARRDARAPYHWLPNRKSSRTNSNSSVSSEGSLDLDFEDSVWKPEVKADMKSEFVVA; the protein is encoded by the exons ATGGACCCGCAGCCCGGCgccaggagctgcagccgcGGGGCCCCCGCCTGCGAGGTGGTCCCGAACGAGCCCCCCATGAACCTCTACATCAACACCACCACCGGGACCCGCTATGAGCTCTCCGTGCCCGCCGAGGAGACAGTGGAGGGGCTGAAGAGGCGCCTGTCCCAGCGGCTCAAGGTGCCCAAGGAGCGGCTGGCTCTGCTGCACAAAGAGAG CCGACTCAGTTCTGGAAAACTGCAGGATCTGGGGGTCGTGGAAGGAAGCAAGCTGACGCTGGTGCCCACCGTGGAGGCCGGCTTGATG tcccAGGCATCCAGGCCAGAACAGTCGGTGATGCAAGCCCTGGAAAGCTTAACTGAAACTCAG GTCAATGACTTCTTGTCAGGCCGGTCCCCGCTGACCCTGGCCCTGCGCGTGGGTGACCACATGATGTTCGTGCAGCTCCAGTtggcagctcagcagagcagcgGGCAGCTCCAGCACCGGCACGTCATCGCCAGCCGGGGCGAGCCAGGGGCCACCGCCAGCCCGCACTGCCGGACACTGCACGGTGGCACCGGCTCTGGCTTCACCCGCATCCCCGTGGTGCCCGCATCGtgccagcagagcccagcccccagccccgcgcccgccgcgccggCCCCCTCCATGTACTGTAACACCCCCCACCCCGCGCCCATCACCGCCGGGATGTTCCGGTCGCACGGGGCCAGCACGCAGACGGTGAACAGCAGCGTGGTCTCCTCCTGCTCAGAG GTGGACTGCGGCAcccgcagcagcagctccccggGCAGCAGCCCTGCGCCCGCAGCCCGATCCCGCAAACCCGGTGCCGTCATCGAGAGCTTCGTCAACCACGCGCCTGGGGTCTTCTCAGGGACCTTCTCCG GCACTTTGCACCCCAACTGCCAGGACAGCAgcgggcggccgcggcgggaCATCGGCACCATCCTGCAGATCCTGAACGACCTCCTCAGCGCCACGCGACACTACCAGGGCATGCCCCAGTCCCTGACACAGCTCCGCTGCCAGACGcagttctcctcctcctcctcctcgccaCCCGCCTCCCCGGACCTCGCCACCAAAACTACCTCAGAGCCGCTGCCGGCGGCCGCAGCATCCCCACCCCTGCACCCCGTCGTCCAGTGCCAAAGCCAGATCCGGATGTGCAAGCCCAGCG GGGACCGCTTGCGGCAGACGGAGAACCGGGCGACGCGCTGCAAGGTGGAGCggctgcagctgctgatgcAGCAGAAGCGGCTGCGCAGGAAGGCGCGCCGGGACGCGCGGGCCCCCTACCACTGGCTGCCCAACCGCAAGTCCAGCCGCaccaacagcaacagcagcgTCTCCAGCGAGGGCAGCCTGGACCTGGACTTCGAGGACTCGGTGTGGAAGCCGGAGGTCAAGGCAGACATGAAATCCGAGTTTGTCGTAGCATAG